A DNA window from Pyrus communis chromosome 3, drPyrComm1.1, whole genome shotgun sequence contains the following coding sequences:
- the LOC137727386 gene encoding upstream activation factor subunit spp27-like isoform X1: MVSDSELLTRLREILGTSDLDTSTAGSVRRQLEADFGVDLSDRKKFIRDQIDIYLETQTEPQDEEAEEEVGEASENAEQNDHVKEEDEEEEEEEGEEKGSKRKRRKTVDKGVAKRGGFNKICSLSPQLQEFVGEPEMARTEVVRRIWAYIREKDLQDPKNRRNIRCDESLHSLFRVNSINMFQMNKVLSKHIWPLSGEDEPVKKKKKVEESDHSVSEGSNVAEQEEEEVEEKEEVEVERGSRRKETKKQRSTKVDKEVKKRGGGGGFTKLCSLSPELQKFTGVSALARTEVVKKLWIYIRENNLQDPKNKRDIICDESLRALFDVDCINMFQMNKALCKHILPLNEEAARDDASQKENQSEEEEEEGSD; the protein is encoded by the exons ATGGTATCGGACTCGGAACTCCTGACCCGGCTCAGAGAAATCCTCGGTACTTCGGACCTCGACACGTCCACCGCCGGCAGCGTTCGCCGGCAACTCGAAGCCGATTTCGGAGTTGATCTGTCGGACCGGAAAAAGTTTATCCGGGACCAAATTGACATTTACCTCGAGACCCAGACCGAACCCCAAGACGAAGAAGCAGAGGAGGAGGTCGGTGAAGCCTCAGAGAACGCAGAACAAAACGACCACGTTaaggaagaagacgaagaagaagaggaggaggaaggggAAGAGAAGGgaagcaaaaggaaaaggagaaaaac GGTGGATAAAGGTGTCGCCAAAAGAGGTGGCTTCAATAAAATATGTAGcttgtctccacaacttcaagaATTTGTTGGGGAGCCTGAAATGGCAAGAACAGAG GTGGTCAGGAGAATTTGGGCCTATATCCGGGAAAAGGATTTGCAGGACCCAAAAAATAGGAGAAATATTAGATGTGATGAATCACTACATTCCCTTTTCCGTGTTAATTCTATTAATATGTTTCAAATGAATAAAGTCCTCTCCAAGCATATATGGCCGCTTAGCGGGGAAGATG AACctgtaaagaaaaagaagaaagtggAAGAAAGTGATCATTCTGTCTCTGAAGGAAGTAATGTAGCTGAacaggaggaagaagaggtggAGGAAAAAGAGGAGGTGGAGGTAGAAAGAGGTAGTAGACGAAAAGAAACCAAGAAACAAAG GTCTACTAAAGTGGATAAAGAAGTCAAGAAAAGGGGAGGTGGTGGTGGATTTACCAAATTATGCAGCCTTTCTCCAGAACTTCAAAAGTTCACTGGAGTGTCAGCATTGGCCAGAACAGAg GTCGTGAAGAAACTTTGGATTTATATCCGGGAGAACAATTTGCAAGATCCAAAGAACAAACGCGATATAATATGTGATGAGTCATTGCGTGCCCTTTTTGATGTTGATTGCATCAATATGTTTCAAATGAATAAAGCTCTGTGCAAGCACATATTGCCCTTAAATGAAGAAG CAGCTCGAGATGACGCTTCACAAAAGGAAAACCAGtctgaagaggaggaagaagaag GATCCGACTGA
- the LOC137727386 gene encoding upstream activation factor subunit spp27-like isoform X3 has protein sequence MVSDSELLTRLREILGTSDLDTSTAGSVRRQLEADFGVDLSDRKKFIRDQIDIYLETQTEPQDEEAEEEVGEASENAEQNDHVKEEDEEEEEEEGEEKGSKRKRRKTVDKGVAKRGGFNKICSLSPQLQEFVGEPEMARTEVVRRIWAYIREKDLQDPKNRRNIRCDESLHSLFRVNSINMFQMNKVLSKHIWPLSGEDEPVKKKKKVEESDHSVSEGSNVAEQEEEEVEEKEEVEVERGSRRKETKKQRSTKVDKEVKKRGGGGGFTKLCSLSPELQKFTGVSALARTEVVKKLWIYIRENNLQDPKNKRDIICDESLRALFDVDCINMFQMNKALCKHILPLNEEAARDDASQKENQSEEEEEEVP, from the exons ATGGTATCGGACTCGGAACTCCTGACCCGGCTCAGAGAAATCCTCGGTACTTCGGACCTCGACACGTCCACCGCCGGCAGCGTTCGCCGGCAACTCGAAGCCGATTTCGGAGTTGATCTGTCGGACCGGAAAAAGTTTATCCGGGACCAAATTGACATTTACCTCGAGACCCAGACCGAACCCCAAGACGAAGAAGCAGAGGAGGAGGTCGGTGAAGCCTCAGAGAACGCAGAACAAAACGACCACGTTaaggaagaagacgaagaagaagaggaggaggaaggggAAGAGAAGGgaagcaaaaggaaaaggagaaaaac GGTGGATAAAGGTGTCGCCAAAAGAGGTGGCTTCAATAAAATATGTAGcttgtctccacaacttcaagaATTTGTTGGGGAGCCTGAAATGGCAAGAACAGAG GTGGTCAGGAGAATTTGGGCCTATATCCGGGAAAAGGATTTGCAGGACCCAAAAAATAGGAGAAATATTAGATGTGATGAATCACTACATTCCCTTTTCCGTGTTAATTCTATTAATATGTTTCAAATGAATAAAGTCCTCTCCAAGCATATATGGCCGCTTAGCGGGGAAGATG AACctgtaaagaaaaagaagaaagtggAAGAAAGTGATCATTCTGTCTCTGAAGGAAGTAATGTAGCTGAacaggaggaagaagaggtggAGGAAAAAGAGGAGGTGGAGGTAGAAAGAGGTAGTAGACGAAAAGAAACCAAGAAACAAAG GTCTACTAAAGTGGATAAAGAAGTCAAGAAAAGGGGAGGTGGTGGTGGATTTACCAAATTATGCAGCCTTTCTCCAGAACTTCAAAAGTTCACTGGAGTGTCAGCATTGGCCAGAACAGAg GTCGTGAAGAAACTTTGGATTTATATCCGGGAGAACAATTTGCAAGATCCAAAGAACAAACGCGATATAATATGTGATGAGTCATTGCGTGCCCTTTTTGATGTTGATTGCATCAATATGTTTCAAATGAATAAAGCTCTGTGCAAGCACATATTGCCCTTAAATGAAGAAG CAGCTCGAGATGACGCTTCACAAAAGGAAAACCAGtctgaagaggaggaagaagaag TTCCTTGA
- the LOC137727386 gene encoding upstream activation factor subunit spp27-like isoform X4, whose product MVSDSELLTRLREILGTSDLDTSTAGSVRRQLEADFGVDLSDRKKFIRDQIDIYLETQTEPQDEEAEEEVGEASENAEQNDHVKEEDEEEEEEEGEEKGSKRKRRKTVDKGVAKRGGFNKICSLSPQLQEFVGEPEMARTEVVRRIWAYIREKDLQDPKNRRNIRCDESLHSLFRVNSINMFQMNKVLSKHIWPLSGEDEPVKKKKKVEESDHSVSEGSNVAEQEEEEVEEKEEVEVERGSRRKETKKQRSTKVDKEVKKRGGGGGFTKLCSLSPELQKFTGVSALARTEVVKKLWIYIRENNLQDPKNKRDIICDESLRALFDVDCINMFQMNKALCKHILPLNEEARDDASQKENQSEEEEEEVP is encoded by the exons ATGGTATCGGACTCGGAACTCCTGACCCGGCTCAGAGAAATCCTCGGTACTTCGGACCTCGACACGTCCACCGCCGGCAGCGTTCGCCGGCAACTCGAAGCCGATTTCGGAGTTGATCTGTCGGACCGGAAAAAGTTTATCCGGGACCAAATTGACATTTACCTCGAGACCCAGACCGAACCCCAAGACGAAGAAGCAGAGGAGGAGGTCGGTGAAGCCTCAGAGAACGCAGAACAAAACGACCACGTTaaggaagaagacgaagaagaagaggaggaggaaggggAAGAGAAGGgaagcaaaaggaaaaggagaaaaac GGTGGATAAAGGTGTCGCCAAAAGAGGTGGCTTCAATAAAATATGTAGcttgtctccacaacttcaagaATTTGTTGGGGAGCCTGAAATGGCAAGAACAGAG GTGGTCAGGAGAATTTGGGCCTATATCCGGGAAAAGGATTTGCAGGACCCAAAAAATAGGAGAAATATTAGATGTGATGAATCACTACATTCCCTTTTCCGTGTTAATTCTATTAATATGTTTCAAATGAATAAAGTCCTCTCCAAGCATATATGGCCGCTTAGCGGGGAAGATG AACctgtaaagaaaaagaagaaagtggAAGAAAGTGATCATTCTGTCTCTGAAGGAAGTAATGTAGCTGAacaggaggaagaagaggtggAGGAAAAAGAGGAGGTGGAGGTAGAAAGAGGTAGTAGACGAAAAGAAACCAAGAAACAAAG GTCTACTAAAGTGGATAAAGAAGTCAAGAAAAGGGGAGGTGGTGGTGGATTTACCAAATTATGCAGCCTTTCTCCAGAACTTCAAAAGTTCACTGGAGTGTCAGCATTGGCCAGAACAGAg GTCGTGAAGAAACTTTGGATTTATATCCGGGAGAACAATTTGCAAGATCCAAAGAACAAACGCGATATAATATGTGATGAGTCATTGCGTGCCCTTTTTGATGTTGATTGCATCAATATGTTTCAAATGAATAAAGCTCTGTGCAAGCACATATTGCCCTTAAATGAAGAAG CTCGAGATGACGCTTCACAAAAGGAAAACCAGtctgaagaggaggaagaagaag TTCCTTGA
- the LOC137727386 gene encoding upstream activation factor subunit spp27-like isoform X2 — protein sequence MVSDSELLTRLREILGTSDLDTSTAGSVRRQLEADFGVDLSDRKKFIRDQIDIYLETQTEPQDEEAEEEVGEASENAEQNDHVKEEDEEEEEEEGEEKGSKRKRRKTVDKGVAKRGGFNKICSLSPQLQEFVGEPEMARTEVVRRIWAYIREKDLQDPKNRRNIRCDESLHSLFRVNSINMFQMNKVLSKHIWPLSGEDEPVKKKKKVEESDHSVSEGSNVAEQEEEEVEEKEEVEVERGSRRKETKKQRSTKVDKEVKKRGGGGGFTKLCSLSPELQKFTGVSALARTEVVKKLWIYIRENNLQDPKNKRDIICDESLRALFDVDCINMFQMNKALCKHILPLNEEARDDASQKENQSEEEEEEGSD from the exons ATGGTATCGGACTCGGAACTCCTGACCCGGCTCAGAGAAATCCTCGGTACTTCGGACCTCGACACGTCCACCGCCGGCAGCGTTCGCCGGCAACTCGAAGCCGATTTCGGAGTTGATCTGTCGGACCGGAAAAAGTTTATCCGGGACCAAATTGACATTTACCTCGAGACCCAGACCGAACCCCAAGACGAAGAAGCAGAGGAGGAGGTCGGTGAAGCCTCAGAGAACGCAGAACAAAACGACCACGTTaaggaagaagacgaagaagaagaggaggaggaaggggAAGAGAAGGgaagcaaaaggaaaaggagaaaaac GGTGGATAAAGGTGTCGCCAAAAGAGGTGGCTTCAATAAAATATGTAGcttgtctccacaacttcaagaATTTGTTGGGGAGCCTGAAATGGCAAGAACAGAG GTGGTCAGGAGAATTTGGGCCTATATCCGGGAAAAGGATTTGCAGGACCCAAAAAATAGGAGAAATATTAGATGTGATGAATCACTACATTCCCTTTTCCGTGTTAATTCTATTAATATGTTTCAAATGAATAAAGTCCTCTCCAAGCATATATGGCCGCTTAGCGGGGAAGATG AACctgtaaagaaaaagaagaaagtggAAGAAAGTGATCATTCTGTCTCTGAAGGAAGTAATGTAGCTGAacaggaggaagaagaggtggAGGAAAAAGAGGAGGTGGAGGTAGAAAGAGGTAGTAGACGAAAAGAAACCAAGAAACAAAG GTCTACTAAAGTGGATAAAGAAGTCAAGAAAAGGGGAGGTGGTGGTGGATTTACCAAATTATGCAGCCTTTCTCCAGAACTTCAAAAGTTCACTGGAGTGTCAGCATTGGCCAGAACAGAg GTCGTGAAGAAACTTTGGATTTATATCCGGGAGAACAATTTGCAAGATCCAAAGAACAAACGCGATATAATATGTGATGAGTCATTGCGTGCCCTTTTTGATGTTGATTGCATCAATATGTTTCAAATGAATAAAGCTCTGTGCAAGCACATATTGCCCTTAAATGAAGAAG CTCGAGATGACGCTTCACAAAAGGAAAACCAGtctgaagaggaggaagaagaag GATCCGACTGA